Proteins from a genomic interval of Blastocatellia bacterium:
- a CDS encoding oligopeptide transporter, OPT family encodes MATDKNELSSNVAFKPYISAKEIIAEMTPRALLLGALFGILFGASSVYLALKVGLTVSASVPIAVLSITVLRLFGRATILENNIVQTTGSAGESIAAGVVFTLPALLILGLDLDVTRTSLIALTGGCLGVLLMIPLRRSLIVKEHGNLAYPEGTACAEVLVVGEKGGTDAKTVFLGFGVAFFYKLLMVGARLWNEAPSKVLGWYQNARISAEISPELLGVGYIIGPKVASHMVGGGMLAALVMIPTVKFFGAGWVNPLFPESVKLIADMSAGEIQDRYVRYIAAGAVATGGVISLLKSLPTIVNALKASVNDFRGIQDVGGQERTAKDMPIAYVGVGIVVLLVALVLLPQLEIDIISAALILVFGFLFVTVSSRITGQIGASSNPISGMTIATLLFTSLIFLILGRAGAEQRIVALTVGAIVCVAAANAGATSQDLKTGFLVGATPRNQQLGLLVGATTSALAIGLTLTFFNNSAVNLLPVYYPEFKIPAEQKIGEVWNDTIKPEDGKTYRTLSLPVEYGDGKGGKVAAGKYLVDDKGELHFFVNPGVGGETSQLIKPNAEVAAKTFVEGTDAGVKKIGPARGLDDKLYSLVTVTQANNPTEPLKVLVDDAGKPAYVIDGKITKYPAPKAALMGILVDGVLTQRLPWSLILIGVFISLTLEMIGVAALPVAVGMYLPISTSSTIFVGGAVRALVERVRRREGQGEQTMVEEETGRGVLFSSGLIAGGAIAGLAYASLAILKVSDSFAIGPKILGEHLAENNIIALVIFGLLAGLLFMVAKQNSNQSK; translated from the coding sequence ATGGCTACAGATAAAAATGAGCTATCAAGTAATGTCGCATTTAAGCCTTATATCAGTGCCAAAGAAATAATTGCAGAAATGACCCCTAGAGCTTTGCTTTTAGGAGCATTATTTGGCATTTTATTTGGTGCTTCGTCTGTATATTTAGCATTAAAAGTTGGTTTAACTGTTAGTGCTTCAGTACCAATTGCAGTGCTTTCTATTACGGTTTTACGCTTATTTGGTCGAGCAACAATTTTAGAAAATAATATTGTACAAACTACTGGATCGGCTGGTGAGTCAATTGCAGCGGGTGTTGTATTTACTTTGCCAGCATTACTTATATTAGGACTAGATTTAGATGTAACACGAACCTCATTAATTGCTCTAACAGGCGGGTGTTTAGGTGTTTTGCTAATGATACCGCTTAGACGTTCATTAATTGTAAAAGAGCATGGAAACCTAGCCTACCCAGAAGGCACAGCTTGTGCTGAAGTGCTGGTAGTAGGTGAAAAAGGCGGCACAGATGCTAAAACCGTGTTTTTAGGTTTTGGTGTTGCCTTCTTTTACAAACTTCTTATGGTCGGTGCTAGATTATGGAATGAAGCCCCAAGTAAAGTATTAGGTTGGTATCAAAATGCTCGTATTTCTGCGGAAATTTCTCCTGAACTCTTGGGAGTTGGTTATATTATCGGGCCAAAAGTTGCTTCTCATATGGTTGGCGGCGGTATGTTAGCAGCACTAGTAATGATTCCTACCGTAAAATTTTTTGGTGCTGGCTGGGTAAATCCTCTTTTTCCAGAATCTGTTAAATTAATTGCTGATATGAGTGCTGGAGAAATTCAAGATCGTTATGTTAGATATATTGCTGCTGGTGCTGTTGCAACAGGTGGTGTTATTAGTCTACTTAAATCACTTCCAACAATTGTTAATGCACTAAAAGCTAGTGTAAATGATTTTCGTGGCATTCAAGACGTAGGTGGTCAAGAACGTACCGCAAAAGATATGCCTATTGCTTATGTTGGAGTTGGCATAGTCGTTTTATTAGTAGCTTTAGTTCTATTACCACAGCTAGAAATAGATATTATTTCTGCTGCATTAATTTTAGTATTTGGGTTTTTATTTGTAACTGTTAGCTCTCGTATTACGGGCCAAATAGGTGCTTCATCTAACCCGATTTCAGGTATGACAATTGCTACATTGCTTTTTACTTCATTGATTTTCTTGATTTTAGGTCGTGCTGGTGCAGAACAAAGAATAGTTGCTTTAACTGTTGGCGCAATTGTTTGTGTTGCAGCCGCTAATGCTGGTGCAACCTCTCAAGACTTAAAAACAGGCTTTTTAGTTGGTGCAACACCAAGAAATCAACAACTAGGCTTATTAGTTGGTGCTACAACTTCAGCTTTAGCAATAGGTCTAACCTTAACGTTCTTTAATAATTCAGCAGTAAACTTGTTACCTGTTTATTATCCAGAATTTAAGATTCCAGCAGAGCAAAAAATTGGTGAAGTTTGGAATGATACTATAAAGCCCGAAGATGGAAAGACTTACCGTACTTTAAGTTTACCTGTGGAATATGGAGATGGTAAAGGTGGCAAAGTTGCAGCAGGAAAATACTTAGTTGATGACAAGGGCGAACTACATTTCTTTGTTAATCCTGGTGTAGGTGGTGAAACTAGCCAATTAATTAAACCTAATGCTGAAGTTGCAGCCAAGACTTTTGTTGAAGGAACGGATGCAGGCGTTAAAAAAATAGGCCCTGCACGTGGTTTAGACGATAAACTTTATAGCTTGGTTACAGTCACACAAGCAAACAATCCAACAGAACCTCTAAAAGTATTAGTTGATGATGCAGGAAAACCTGCTTATGTGATTGATGGAAAAATTACTAAATATCCTGCTCCAAAAGCTGCTTTAATGGGAATTTTAGTTGATGGAGTGTTAACACAAAGACTTCCTTGGTCACTTATTTTAATAGGTGTTTTTATTTCCTTAACTCTTGAAATGATAGGCGTTGCTGCTTTACCTGTAGCAGTTGGAATGTATTTACCAATATCTACTTCTTCAACAATTTTTGTTGGTGGTGCTGTTCGCGCACTTGTAGAAAGAGTTCGTCGTCGTGAAGGTCAAGGAGAACAAACTATGGTAGAAGAAGAAACCGGACGAGGCGTGTTATTTAGCTCAGGTTTAATTGCTGGTGGTGCAATTGCTGGGTTAGCTTATGCTTCTTTAGCAATACTAAAAGTAAGTGACTCATTTGCTATTGGGCCTAAGATTTTAGGAGAACATTTAGCAGAAAATAATATTATCGCCTTAGTTATATTTGGCTTGTTGGCAGGCTTGCTATTTATGGTAGCAAAGCAAAATAGCAATCAAAGTAAGTAG
- a CDS encoding PIG-L family deacetylase, with product MTKSLEVIEAILVISPHPDDLEIAMGGTVAKEIAQGKKVISIVLTDGRRSQRSFVCSDEEIAKIRQQEVREAAQVLGISKLYNLELEDLHTSENQEKLNKQLSKLIKQYKPKEIYLPHPELDRHPTHQLAARLVFKLIEELINNNKDNDLATVKIWAYEVWGLFANWDLEVDISDFAEKKLAAINCHKSQIKDLAYSEGVLGLNRWRAVFSNPHSISKTTYKEVFIKLK from the coding sequence ATGACAAAATCCTTAGAAGTAATAGAAGCAATTTTGGTGATTTCTCCACATCCTGATGATTTAGAAATTGCTATGGGAGGGACGGTAGCCAAAGAAATTGCTCAAGGTAAAAAGGTAATTTCTATAGTTTTAACTGATGGGCGACGTTCCCAACGCTCATTTGTTTGCAGTGATGAAGAGATAGCAAAAATTCGTCAGCAGGAAGTTAGAGAAGCTGCACAAGTGTTGGGAATAAGTAAGTTATATAATTTAGAACTAGAAGATTTACATACATCAGAAAATCAGGAAAAATTAAATAAACAATTATCAAAATTAATAAAACAATATAAGCCTAAAGAAATTTATCTGCCTCATCCAGAATTAGATCGTCATCCAACACACCAACTAGCAGCAAGACTAGTTTTTAAGCTAATAGAAGAATTAATAAATAATAATAAAGACAATGATTTAGCTACAGTAAAAATTTGGGCATATGAAGTTTGGGGACTTTTTGCTAATTGGGATTTAGAAGTAGATATTAGCGATTTTGCAGAAAAAAAACTTGCCGCTATCAACTGCCATAAAAGTCAAATAAAAGATCTTGCTTATAGTGAAGGTGTGTTAGGCTTAAACCGTTGGCGTGCTGTATTTAGCAATCCTCATAGTATATCTAAAACGACCTACAAGGAAGTTTTTATAAAATTAAAATAA